The proteins below come from a single Cinclus cinclus chromosome 23, bCinCin1.1, whole genome shotgun sequence genomic window:
- the RNF186 gene encoding E3 ubiquitin-protein ligase RNF186 → MEKSTDQTNKENRLSAPGALQAEADSPASAAGGAAKRSRAGSITQNSKHKKRVGFTEECTEEMERPSGTERDSPAAFEPAVLEQDSPNSRPLAVPVNTNSPEMSTLELNHQCSDTATLDMDCMICFNKYSIYRVPKLLDCQHTFCAVCLKLILRKEENIWIITCPLCRKPTFVSGGLIRTLQNKEDILECLENLDSNPEVYICAIGLDGNSWTQSRQDILTTEENSPGHRSLAVQRLVLLLLLGVILAMLILPFMYSGSVKWVICLLLTLGLLMSLMLCCTPKVHCRCKKDSPTSCNKEIQVVTVA, encoded by the coding sequence ATGGAGAAATCCACTGACCagacaaacaaggaaaacagattGTCAGCTCCCGGAGCACTGCAGGCTGAGGCAGACAGTCCTGCATCCGCGGCGGGAGGTGCTGCaaaaaggagcagagcaggatccATAACACAAAATTCAAAACACAAGAAGAGAGTGGGATTCACTGAAGAGTGTACTGAAGAAATGGAGAGACCTTCAGGAACAGAGAGGGACAGTCCTGCTGCCTTTGAACCAGCAGTTTTGGAACAAGACTCTCCAAACTCAAGGCCACTTGCTGTGCCAGTGAACACAAACTCTCCTGAAATGAGCACTTTGGAACTGAACCACCAGTGCTCAGACACAGCCACTCTGGATATGGACTGCATGATCTGCTTCAACAAGTACAGCATCTACAGAGTCCCAAAGCTCCTGGACTGCCAGCACACCTTCTGCGCCGTCTGCCTCAAGCTGATCCTCAGGAAAGAGGAGAACATCTGGATAATCACCTGCCCTCTTTGCAGAAAACCCACCTTTGTGTCAGGAGGGCTCATCCGCACATTGCAGAATAAAGAAGACATCCTGGAGTGCTTGGAGAACCTTGATTCAAACCCTGAGGTGTACATCTGTGCCATTGGACTGGATGGCAACAGCTGGACTCAGAGCAGGCAAGACATTTTaaccacagaggaaaacagcCCAGGACACAGGAGCCTGGCCGTGCAGAGACtcgtgctgctcctgctgcttggggTGATCCTCGCCATGCTCATCCTCCCATTTATGTACTCGGGGAGCGTGAAATGGGTAATTTGTCTCCTGCTTACTTTGGGGTTGCTCATGTCTCTGATGCTTTGCTGCACTCCTAAAGTCCACTGTAGGTGCAAGAAGGACTCCCCCACCTCCTGTAACAAGGAGATCCAGGTCGTTACTGTTGCCTGA